A window of Vicia villosa cultivar HV-30 ecotype Madison, WI unplaced genomic scaffold, Vvil1.0 ctg.000943F_1_1, whole genome shotgun sequence genomic DNA:
aTCCAAACATTTACTTTCACCCCTATGCAATAATCACAATGTGTGTGTCAATATACTTTGTTTACAAAGTCCACAAAATCTTGCAGTGGCTTCAGGCATTTATTAACTATTGTATATTCGTTCATTTTTTTCATCAGATATCAGGTGATTTTCCAAATGTTCAAGATGCATTATATAAAGCTACTAGTAGACTGCGAGATAACTTTTTTGCCATAGCCCAAAACACTGGTGGAGCTGGTATCTACAGGAGACCGAGTGACTCCATTCCTTCAAGTCTTGGAGGCACACCAGTTGTTGGTGCTAATCGTGACCTCAATGTTCATTCTTTATCTCAAAGCATAGATCATCTGACTCTTTCTCGAAATTTAGACCGCTCTTCTGGAACAGGGGTATGGACACCAAAGGTATGCCTCTTTCTCTCTATTGGCTTGTTTTATTTTCCAAGTCTTTCCTTGTTGTTATATGATTAAATTTGATGACAGACGGTGGGTGGGATAAATTCTGGATTCCCTGATGATGTGAGCAGGAGATGGACTCCTCATAAAGGTGGCTTAGATCTTGGCAGGTTGgtgatatatataaaaaatacaaaagacctGCTTTAATATAAATCAATTATTTGATGAAGAACATACTATAGGCCTTCCTAGTATCACACAATAGGATATGGATGACTAGGAAGTAGTACTTATGGTTTGTATGCCTGCATGATATTGTTTGTTTGTGTCTTTGAACTCATACTGTCATATTCTGATTATTACTCTTTTTTGGTCTGCAGTGGGATTGCAACTTCAATTGTAACTAATACAACTGTGGAACTTATGGTTCCGAATAATATTATTAGCCGCGTGTATGGGGAAAATGGTAACAATCTGAATCAGTTGAGACAGGTACATAATTTCCTTTAAGTTTTTACAAAAACTTATATTTTGTTTGGTTGCTTACAGGCTTGTCGTGTTAATTATTGTGAACTTACTTGTGTGTTCTAATTATTTGATTTCATAATTGGTTATATGCTAAAAAATTTGTTCCTAGATAAAAACTATGCATTGATACTGAAAGTAATTGAAACTTTGGCTGCTTTATATCATCTCGTGCTTACATATTTTTCTCTGGATATGTCAGCATTGTTCTTATGAACATTGTGACTTGTCCAGAGATACTGTGGAAGGCGCCTGAAAACTGTCTTCTTTTTAACTAGTTGTGTTCTCATTTTCAGATATCAGGTGCCAAGGTTACCATTCATGAAGCTCATCCGGGAACAAGTAACGGAACAACTATTGTCTTATCGGGCACACCTGATGAAACCCAAGCAGCGCAGAGCCTTCTCCAAGCTTTTATTATCAATGGATCATGATAATATCACCTGGCTGATGCCCCTTAAATTTTCaacagttttgaattttgtcatagtTTTCCCAATTTTGCGAATAATTTTTTGACCTCACCGAAAAGCATGTATAGGTCATTAATTTTATCCCGCCAATAATCTTTTGATAAATCAATTCAGTGCAGGCTGTTCATTGAACGGTAATATACCGTCTCAACCCTGGTCTCTTGATTCTCTTAGGGTATACTTCAACTCATTGTGTTCAACTATTCTTTTGGAAGTATTTTACTGATAAAGATTTCAACTCATTGTGTTCAACCATTCTTTTGGAAGTATTTTCCTGATAAAGATCTCATGCCATGTCTTGATTCAACTACTGAATGTAGTTTTATTTCATGGTTTTAGACAAACTtgcctttaaatatttcaaattttatcgTTGGTCATGCATATATTACAAActaaagtttataaaaaaaaagaggtAATTATAACACATAAATAGTGGGTTTTTGTTGCACAAAGTTACCAATCAAAATATGTTGAACGTTTTACAATTGATATACAAACTAAATGGTAATGGTTTATGAAGAGATACATATCATAGTTCTCTTCAAAAGCATTTTTTTATAAGCCCTTACCCAACATGCATATATTACACACAATCACGCAAAATAGAATCACACCAGCCAAGGATGATCAATGATCTTCCGCGGTTGTTTCAGTTGACAGCAGCAGGGGAAGGATTAAGAGTGATTACCACATTATCATGGACTCCCTGCAACAGTAGCTCGCCCTCGTATGCAACTACTTTACGCTTTTTGGCAGCTCTTAGCGTGCCAACAAGTGCTTCAAATATATTTGCGCA
This region includes:
- the LOC131632491 gene encoding costars family protein At4g33640-like; protein product: MMNVEEEVEKLREEIKRLGEVQTDGSYKVTFGTLFHDDRCANIFEALVGTLRAAKKRKVVAYEGELLLQGVHDNVVITLNPSPAAVN